ACCGGAAATTCTTTTATCAGCAACAAGATTTGGCCCATCAGTTTAACCAGGATTTTGTGGTGGGAAACATTTTGTACAATCAGCAATTGTTCCGTAACGGCATGCGTTTACAGGCATTTTATGAACTCGGGAACGGCCAGGAAGCGCAGCGCGAATTTCAGTACCTGAAAGTAACGGATGGGCAGGGAATCTATAAATGGACGGATTATAACAATGACGGCATACAACAGATCGATGAATTTGAAACCGCTGAATATACCGATTTGGCGCAATACATCAGGGTTTATACCAATACCGTTAATTATTTACCCTCTAATAAAAACAAACTGCAGCTGGCACTTTTCATAAATCCTTCGGTCATATTCAATTCTGAAAATAAGTTCCTTAAACGATGGAATTTTAATATTTCTGTCAATTCGCAGAATTCATTTTTCAAAAAAGACCGAATCTTGGTTTTGAATCCATTTGAAAAAAATGAAGATCAGATCCTGAAAAACCAAAACATCCTGGCTTCAGCACAGTTTAACCCAACAGATCAATCGGGCTGGCAGAGCAGCTATCGGTTTATCGACAATCAAAACCTAATCAACGCCAATTTCAGTAATGAAGAGCGCTCACAGCAGTCTCACTTCCTTAATGTGGGCTATTGGTTCAGCAAAGATTTACGTGTGGATTGGGAAAATGCGGTGCACCATATCGAAAATGCCTCAAAGCTTTTCAGTTCCCGCGATTATACACTGAACAATCTCGAAACCCGCCCGAAAGTCATATATAAATTCACGCAGGCTTTGCAGGCAGAATTTTCGTCGGCGTTTCGACAAAAAAGCAGAACGGACGGCGAAGAGTTCCTTAAAACAATGGATTTAAGCGGCAGTTTGCAGTGGGATTATAAGAAAACGTCGGTACGTGGCAACTTTTCGTTTATCAATAATGATTTTACGGGCAACAGTTTTTCCATTGTCGGCAACCAGATGCTCGATGGTCTGAAACCGGGGAAGAACCAGGTTTGGTCGCTGTTTTTACAGCAAAGTCTCAATTCATTCATTCAGCTGAATGTGAATTATGAAGGCCGAAATTCCGGCGAGCGCACCATCCACATCGGATCGATGCAGGTGAGAGCCAGTTTCTAGACCTCTAATTTTTACATTAATCTGGGTAGATTACGTATTTTGCCCGGATTTTCTCGAAAGATGCCAGATCTTTTTGCCAGGATTTTTTAATTTCCTTGGCAGATTTCCCTGCGATCATTTGTTTTCGGAGTTCATCCGAACCGGCAAGTTTATCAAAAAACAGATTCTTTAAAAAGAAATCCTGCGTAGGATTTTTATAATTTTTGTAAGCTTTCAGCAGCCATTCAATATTCAGGCTTCGTAATTCTCCCTGATTATCGGAAAGGTTTTCGCCATAACATAATTGACCGTTGAGGAAAGGATCTTTCGCGCCGTAGTTGGGTTTTGGCGTAAACTTGTAGGGCAAATCTTTTGTCCACGGACTACCGTAGATCTGGAAAGGGAGCGGTGTCCCACGTCCTACGGAAACCTGGGTGCCTTCAAAAAAACATAAACTCGGGTACAGATTTATTGACTGGTCATTCGGTAAATTAGGCGAAGGCTTATCCGACACGCCGTACCGTTTTGTCTTGTGATAATTCTGCATCGGAATTAAGGTATATTTCGCCTGTACACCGTTCTTCAGCCACTTTTCACCGTTCACCATTTTTCCGTATTCGCCAATTGTAAGCCCATACACGACAGGGACCGGATGCATCCCTACAAAACTCGTCCAGCGTTGCTTTAGTACAGGCCCATCAATATAACCGTCGTGCGGATTCGGGCGGTCAAGCACCATCACTTCTACCCCGTTTTCGGCCGCGGCTTCCATCACATATGTCAAGGTCGAAATATAGGTATAAAACCGAACGCCAACATCCTGAATATCAAACAAAATGATATCAACATCCTTCAGTTGTGTTGCCTTCGGCTTTTTGTTGGCTCCGTACAATGAGATGATGGGAATGCCTGTTTTGGCATCGGTACCGTTTTTTACATGTTCGCCTGCATCGGCATCACCACGAAAACCATGTTCCGGCGCGAAAATGGATTTGATGCTTATGTTCTCTGAAATCAGAAAATCCACGAGAAACGTACGGTCGGCCCGCAAACCTGTCTGGTTGGTCACTACAGCGATGGTTTTTCCTTTCAGCAAAGGCAAATACAGTTCGTGACGATCGGCTCCTGTTTTAAAACCATTATAATCAATGTCTTGCGCATAATTCAATTGGTAAAACCCGAAATAAATTAGCACAATCAACAGTAAATCTTTAATTTTGGCGATTAAATCCATCGGTTTGAAATTTCCGTTATATTTTTCTAAAAAAATAGCATTTTCCAAAGATAATAAAAATAACCTCTCAAGGATTATTGTCTTTATCGGTCGGCTTTCGGTAGCCCTTGGCGTTATTGTTTCGCTGATTACGGTTTCCACAGGTTTGGGATCGAAAAGGGCTATAAAAGAACGAATGGCGGATTTTTCGGGGCACATCTCCATTAAATCCAAACAGTCGAATAATTCTTATAACTCATCGGTGCTTCAGACAGAAGGTCTTCAGCTCGCGAAAATAAAGGATATACCAGCAGTCGCAGGCACACAGAAATTTGTTTCCGTAAGCGGGATTATGCGCAATGAGCACAATTTTGCAGGCATTATCTTTAAAGGTGTCGGGAAGGATTTTGACAGTGAACGCTTCAAGAAATTTTTAATTAAGGGAAACACGCCAAAAATTACAGAAGATGGTTATAACAACAGCATCTGTATTTCCGAAAAAATAGCAAAAGACCTTCATTTGGGCGTGAAGGACAGCATTGTCGCAGTGTTTTCCAAGGAAAGCCAAAGTCCGCTGTACCGGAAGTTCGAGGTTGTGGGAATCTATAAAACGGACATCAAGATGATTGATGACCTTTTTGTAATTGGTGACATCAACCATGCCCGGAAAATACAGGGGATGCAGAAAGGAGAATCGGGCGGCATTGATGTTTTCTTGAAAAACATTGATAATATAGATGAAGAAACCCCCATGATCGACCGCCTGGCCGGCTACCAGAATTACACATTGAAAGCGACGGATGAATATCCGCAGATCATGGATTTTATCGCCATTTTCGATACCAACATCGTACTCATCATCAGCATCATGCTGATTGTAGTCATCATTAACATTGTGATGGTGTTGCTCATTTTAATCATTGAAAGAACCAACTCCATCGGTATGCTGAAAACACTGGGCGCTACCAACCGGCAGATCCAGGCGATTTTCATCAATTACACCTTGTTGATCATGATTCCGGGACTGATTTTCGGGAACCTTATTGGTGTCAGCTTTTTATTATTACAGAAATACTTTGGCCTTATACAGCTGAATCCGGAAAATTATTACTTAAGCGTAGTACCGGTTGACCTTAACATTCTGCATATGGTAAGTATTTCTCTCGGGATTCTGCTGGTGGCGGCGATAGCACTGATTCTCCCCAGCTATCTGATCAGTAAAATTTCTCCCGTAAAATCCATTAAATATACTTAGAATAATATATCAACATTTATGAAATATTCAAATAACATATTAGAAACCATCGGTAACACGCCGCTTGTAAAACTCAACAAAGTACTGGGCGACGACTTCCCTGCGCTGGTACTTGCCAAAGTAGAAACCTTTAATCCCGGTAATTCCGTAAAAGACCGTATGGCATTGAAAATGATTGAAGATGCCGAAAAAGACGGCCGACTGAAACCCGGCGGTACCATTATCGAAGGAACTTCGGGCAATACAGGGATGGGCCTTGCGCTCGCCGCTATCGTAAAAGGCTACAAATGTATTTTCGTCACCAACTCTAAACAGTCCAAAGAAAAATGCGACATCCTGCGCGCTGTAGGTGCGGAAGTGATCGTTTGCCCCACCGATGTGAAGCCTACAGACCCACGGTCTTACTATAGTGTATCTAAAAGGCTTGCCACTGAAACTGAAAACGGCTGGTACGTCAACCAATACGATAACCTTTCGAACCGAACCGCGCATTACGAATCTACCGCTCCGGAAATCTGGGAACAAACCGAGGGTAAACTCACCCATTTCGTAGTAGGTGCCGGCACGGGAGGAACTATCTCGGGTTGTGGTAAATTCTTCAAAGAAAAAAATGCGGATATTAAAGTGATTGGGGTAGATACCTATGGTTCTATTTTAAAGGAGTTTCACGAAACCGGCGAACTTCACTATGACCACGCCTACACCTATATCACAGAAGGCATTGGTGAGGACATCATCCCGGAAAACTATGATATGTCGCTGATTGATCATTTTGAAAAGGTAACCGATAAGGACGGGGCCATTTATGCAAGAAAACTGGCCAAAGAAGAAGGTATTTTCTGTGGTTATTCTGCCGGAAGCGCCATCTCAGCGCTGGTACAGATGAAAGATCAGTTTACCAAAGATGACATCATCGTCGTACTTTTACACGACCACGGTTCGCGTTACGTAGGGAAAATCTATAACGATGAATGGATGAAGGAAATGGGTTGGTTGTAACAACTCATTTTATGTACGAAAAAGAGCAAAATATTATTTTGCTCTTTTTTTGTGTTATAGTTTATAACCTTCAGTTCTTATCTTGGGGCGGCGGCTTCGCCGCCGCCCCAAGATAAGCATCTACCTCACGCCAGCAGCCTGCTGAGTTCAGCCGTCAGGTTTTTCCTCGAAAAACGCTCGATATTAGCGCTGGGTCTTTTTGGTTTCCCACTTTTCCAGTGGAGGTATTGCGTGAGGATAAAATCTTTTAGCGGACCTGCATTTGTATAGGTAAAGTGCATCCCTGCCTGCGTTTCAGCCAATATTTTCTGTACATCACTTTCGGCGGGACCAAAAGACAGAATCTGATTTCCACTTGCAAGGTATTCAAAGATTTTTCCAGGGATAATGCCTTTCGACTGTGGTTCCGGGAAATTGGTAATCAATAATAAATGTGCCGATTGCATGGCTTCATTAGCAGCGGCGTGTGGCAAATAACCAGAATATTCCACATGATTTCCCAATGCAGAATTTTCAATATCAAGCAGAATTTTATCATCAACCCTGCCAACAAATTTTAATTTGAAGTCATTAGAAAAACCACTGTTCTCGGCTAACAATTCATTTAAAACCTGCCACAGGATTACCGGATTCCTAAGTTGCTCAAGCACACCTATATAGCTCAGTGTAAACTTCTCACTAGGGGCTTCAATGCTTTCTGTAGCACCATCGAAACCGTTGGTAATACAAAACACGTTTGCCCCTTTCTGCCGGAAATTTTCAGCGTCAGCATAGCTGGTCGCCAAGGTAATGTCGGCATTTTCGAAAACTTGCTGCTCTAATTGGTGGTGTTTACGGTCAGATTTTTTGGTAAGTTTCAGGTGTTTATAATACGAGATATCGGTCCAGGGATCACGGAAATCCGCCACCCACTTCAGCTTCGGAAAAATCTTTTTTAATTCTAACCCAATTAAATGCACAGAATGTGGCGGGCCTGTGGTCACCAACGCATCGAAATGATTATTCTGAAGATAATTCTTAAGATATTTCACAGAAGGCTTCACCCAAAAAACACGTGCGTCTGGAATGAAAAAATTGCCTCGAACCCAAATAGATAGTTTCGATTTCCAGTTTTGGTTTTTACCGACATCAAACTGGCCGGCCTTGAATTTCTTGTTGTCTTTTCCGAAAAGTTCAGCAATTTGATAAGGCTCCCAGATTTTGGTCCTGATAACACGCAAATCTGCGGAAACTTCTTTTTGCAGGGATTCATCTACAATCGGATAACTTGGGTTTTCTGGAACGAAAACCGTGGGTACCCAACCGAAATCGGGCAGATATTTAACAAATTTTAGCCACCGCTGTACACCAGGCCCTCCCGCCGGTGGCCAATAGTAACTGATGATTAATATTTTTTTTGGTGAATCCATCCGATTATGCGGTAACTTCATTTTGTTTGGAGCGGCGGTAGAGGTAAACCAATCCAAAAACACTCAGCAATATAAACACTGCGAAACAGATGAAGGAGATGATTTTACCGGTCTGGATCACCGCTGGCTCGAATATCATTGACAGGGTGTGCTTGCCCGCAGGTACATGCACCGCACGCAGAAGATAATTGACCTTGAGGTAAGGAACTTCTTTCCCATCCAACATCATCTTCCAGCCTTTTGGGTAATACATTTCTGAAAAGACAGCCAATTGCGGTGCGCGGGACTGTATACTGTATTCCAGTTTATTAGGTTGATATTTGGTTAACTGTATGCTTGCCGCAACATCAGATGCCAAAGACTTCCCGTTAAAATAATCCTTATCCTCTGCAGAAACAATCGCTACTTTCTTAGTATCCACCTCACCGATTTGCAGAAGTTCTTCATTAGGGGTATCCACAAACTTTACCTGTGACACGAACCATGCGTTGCCGTTATTCTCGGGGTTCATCACAGTCTGCGGATTTTCTGTATCACCAAAGATCATGTATTTGGTATTGAGCATATTCAGGATGCGCGGCACCTTCACAGTATCCATTTTACTGAAGTAGGCGTTAATAAGATCATCATACCGGCGAAGCTTCACGGCGTGATAACCACCCACCGATGCTTTGAAATAAGACGTGTTGGTCTCGCTGAACGTCCCCAGCACCTGGTTGTAGATCCGATAATGCGTCTGGTCTTTTTCAGCGATGGTTTCTAAAGTTTTATTTACAGCCGCGTTTTGCAAAAGTGTCTGTAGGTTTTGGTTATCACCTACTTTATGCATCAGCAAATCTGAGTTTTCCGTCTGGAATGGGTTATCCGTAAAGGTTTTGTCGATGAAGTTATCACTGTTCAGATAGCGCTTGTTCACACTCCAAAGGTCGAAGAGACTTACGGCCCCGATTATCAGAAGCGCAATGTTTTGATTCAGTTTATTTTTAAGACCGAGATACAGCACCGTTGCGGTGATCCCCACATACATTATGGCTTTGATGGCATCAGCCCGGAACATGCTGAATCTTTCATCAACCAGAAAATCAAGCAGATATGGCGGAAGATACGTTTTCTCCTGATCGGTATGGAATCCTAAAATCCCTTTCCCGAATAACAGAAGCAGAAAAGTGATCCCTAAAACCGTGGCACTTACATAAATAAGTATTTTCTTCTTATCATCTTCACGGGAAGCATCTGCCTCCGTTTTGTTATTGTCATTGAAGAAGTAATAAAGTCCGATGACAGCGATGAGCGGGAATAAGAGTTCTGCCACGACTAATATTGAACTTGGCGCACGGAACTTATTGTAAAACGGAACCAAATCAATGAAAAAGTCTGATAAAACCATAAAATTACTTCCCCATGCCAACATGATGGTGAGCGTAGAAGCCCCCAAAATCCAGTAACGGAATTTTTTCGGCGCGAAAAAGAAGCCTAGCAACGCTAAAAAGCAAACCACCGCACCCTGATAAGCTGGCCCTGAAGTCCCCGGTTGTTCGCCCCAATAGGTTAGCGAGCCAAGCCCCTGGCCAATGCGGTCTAATTCTTCCTGTGAACTGACGTTAGCCTGTACCAGTTCTTGGATTTTACCCATCATTTGTTCGGAGCCTTTTTCGTTACTGGCGCCACCCATCAGTCGGGGTATAAAAAGATTGAAGGTTTCGAGTTTGCCGTAACTCCACATCAACATGCTTTCTTTATCCATGCCGGATTTGCCGGAAGTGTGGCTTTCATTATTCAGGATCTGTTTGCCGCGCACGGTCTCAGTCACATATTCAGCATTGGCCATCAACCTTTGTGAATTCATGCCGATGCCAAGTAAAAAGGCCAGCGCCAGAATCCCTGATGAAATGCCGAAATGCCGCCAAGTCGTCCTTCCTTTTGCTGCCCGAACCAGTTCTGAGACGAACAAGAAAGCCAGCGCAATAAAGAGGTAATAGGTCATCTGCGGATGGTTTGCCGCAATCTGAAGCCCCATGAATAAAGCGGTTACTATAAACCCAATAATGTATTTTTTCCGGATGTAGACCAGAAGAATCCCTGCCAGCAAAGGTGCAAAGTAAGCCACTGTGTGTATTTTACCGTTGTGCCCTGCCGCCAGCGCAATATAAAAATAGGTGGAAAGCCCGAAAAAAGTAGCACCAAGCAGTGCATACTTCCAGTCACGGACGGCTACAATGCCTAAAAGGTAAAACCCAGCAAAGAGCAGGAAGATGTAATTGGCCGGTTTGGGCAAAAAGTTCAGGATATCATCAATCTTTTTAATGACATCACCCCGGAACTGCGCGCCCATCTGATAAGTGGGCATCCCACCGAACATAGAGTTGCTCCAGTAGGTTTCTTCACCGTTTTGCGCGCGGTAGTCCAGCAGTTCTTTTGCACCACCTTTGTACTGTACGATATCATGCTGATAAAGCTGCTTGCCTATAAGCACAGGGTGCGCGTATAGAAGTGCGATAACCACAAAGGCAACCAAGCTGCCGATGATGATGAGGGTTATTCTGTTTTTTGCCATGTTTGGTGTATTAAAAACCCTTTAAAATTAAATTAAAAAGGGCTGTTGATTTATCTGTGGTCTTTGTTTTCCTTCACTTCCTCATACTCCACTGTTTCGGCATCCCAGTTTAGTTTGGGATCTTTTGAGGCTTTGGTTTTGCTTTGGTTCGGTCTGGGGCCATTGGGTGGTTTTGGAAACCGGTAAAAAGCGGTGAAAAACAATCTTTTTAGAATATTCCAAAGGAAGAAAATGATAATGACCGTGAGGATTATTTCTAAAATATATTTCATTTGCTGAAGTTATAATTTATTTATTTGGATTAACGACGACCGTAGACTTAGAGGCGCTTTTCATGCTCTGCGACTGTTTACCATCAGAGAGGGTTTCGGTTTGCAGCGTATTTACAGCGATGTTCTGGTTCTTGATCCAACCGGTATTTTGGTCCAGTAATATGGTACCGCTCTGCGTCAGTTCAGAACTTAGGCTTCGGGTAATGCCTTCCTGTGTTTTCTTGTCCGATTTTTTAGGAATCCCGCCTGTCACATCAATGGTTACCAAACCGTTAGCTACATTCTTGAGCGTGTAATGAGTAGTGATCTTTATTTTACCATCAGCACTGGCATTCTCCGTGCGGGTCCATTTTTCGCCCAATTTCACACCTTTTGCCGGAATCAGCAGTAAATTTTTTGTAAACTGATCTTTCAGGATTTTCTCGTTAAAACTTTGCTTAAAGCTTTCGTTAAAAGCTTTTTTCTGCGCGGCTTCCTTCAATACGCTTCCCACTGAAGCCGTTACTTTGGCATACACCGGATCGAAACCGGTAATCGACATCACCTCACCGGATTCCTTCATTTTCAATGAAAGTTTATTGCCTACCAAGGCTTTGTTGACCTTCCACATCATTTTCAGCTGTTCTTCTTTCGGTTCGGCGAGTTTGGTATCGACTATGATGCTTTTTCCGTTGGCCGACTGTGCGTTTCGTTTGCTTAGCAGATTAATTGTAATATCGTAAACCCCGTTCTCGAATTTATTTACGGTAAAGGTCATTTCATCGGTACTTTCAGTAGTTCCGCTCTGCATTTTACCATCGGGCGCAGTCATGGTCTGCACATCTTTCTGATACGTGATGAGTGGGTAAGTTTCACCAACTTTCAGTTTGAAAGATTGGGTATAGACCCCTAAGGAATCTTTAATGGCGGGATTTTGCACGGCGGCATCGGCAGCAATACCAGCGTCTTCTGCGGGCACTTCTACGGTAATGGTCTTGCCGGTTTCAGGATCTGTTTTAGTTACGGTTTTGGTTTCTTTGTTACAAGCTACCAAGGCTATAGACAGCAGCGCAATCGCTGTAATTTTTCTCATGCAGTAATTCTTAATTATTAATCACCCGTTTTTTTCGGTGACAGGGCAAATTTAAGGTAATTATTTTTGATGATTTTATGTAAGAGAGTTTTTTTTAAGAGTAGAACCAGCCGAAAAGCCATCAGAAGTTCAGTCCGCCGTATCGTACAAAACTGCCGAGAACAAGCATGGCCACGCCCAATAATGTAACGCTTATGATATGAAACGCCATTACCGGAAGTAGCTTGGGTGAAAGTTTAGGAAGCACAAAAATGTTGGCGCTTAAGGCAAATAATACAGTCGTGAACAGTAACAGCAGTTTCAGCGACACCACAGTTTCTATCGGATTACTGAACGAAAACCAGTGAGAAACGCCTACACCAAAGTTCAGCGCCATCCATACGCCAGAAACAACCATTATAATAAGTGCCGGAATCCCGATCTTTTCATATTTTCTTTCGAAATTCAACAGGATTTCTGGGGATTGCTTCCTCAGTACTTCAGGTAAGATCGCAATGGAAAGGATCAGGTGGCCGCCAACCCAGATGGCAGCGCCCAACAGATGAAGGATAAGCAATAAATGGTGTGGCATCGGTCCGCGTTTATGTCTTAACAAATATAAAGTTAAAAATTGAGTAAATTTACCCTTTGAAATCAATTCTCGCAGACAAACACAACCTATATGCAAAATCCACTGTTACAAAACTTTTCGGCAAAACATCACGCAGCGCCCTTTCGGGAAATAAAAGAAGTACATTTTCTGCCCGCATTCAAAGCGCTTATCGAAGCTTCTGAAACAGAAATCAATAACATCGTCAACAATCCCGAGCCGCCTACTTTTGAAAACACCATCGAAGCGCTGGCCTATTCAGGGCAACAACTCGATATCGCCTCCAGCATATTCTTCAACCTAAATTCTGCTGAAACCAATGATGAAATACAGAAAATCGCCCAGGAAGTTTCGCCGATGCTGACTGAATTCTCAGCAAAAATCTCCCAAAACGAACAACTGTTCGCAAGGATTAAAAAAGTTTATGACGATAGCCAACAATATACTTTAGATACCGAACAGCAAACGCTGCTTACCGAAACCTATAAAGGATTTGTACGAAGCGGCGCATTGCTAAATGAAAAAGACAAAGCCAGATTTAAGGAAATCAGCATTGAACTCTCGAAAAAATCACTTCAGTTCGGGCAAAATGTATTGGCAGAAACCAATCACTATTTCAAACATATCACTGATGAAAAAGAACTTGCCGGCATACCCTCCGCGGTTCTGCAGCAGTACCGCGAAGAAGCCAAGGAGCGCGGGCTTGAAGGTTTTGTGATTACGCTGCAATACCCCAGCTACATCCCGCTGATGACCTACGCTGAAAACAGGGGATTACGCCGGGAAATCGCTTTGGCCAACGGTAAAAAGGCTTTCCAGCAGAATGAGTATGATAACCAGCATCTTATCCGCGAAATCATCACCCTAAAACAGGAAAAAGCCAAACTTTTAGGTTATCACACGTACGCGGATTTTGTTTTAGAAGAAAGAATGGCAAAATCTCCCGAGAAAGTCACTGCTTTTTTACATGAACTGCTTGTGAAGGCA
This DNA window, taken from Chryseobacterium sp. 6424, encodes the following:
- a CDS encoding exo-beta-N-acetylmuramidase NamZ domain-containing protein, with protein sequence MDLIAKIKDLLLIVLIYFGFYQLNYAQDIDYNGFKTGADRHELYLPLLKGKTIAVVTNQTGLRADRTFLVDFLISENISIKSIFAPEHGFRGDADAGEHVKNGTDAKTGIPIISLYGANKKPKATQLKDVDIILFDIQDVGVRFYTYISTLTYVMEAAAENGVEVMVLDRPNPHDGYIDGPVLKQRWTSFVGMHPVPVVYGLTIGEYGKMVNGEKWLKNGVQAKYTLIPMQNYHKTKRYGVSDKPSPNLPNDQSINLYPSLCFFEGTQVSVGRGTPLPFQIYGSPWTKDLPYKFTPKPNYGAKDPFLNGQLCYGENLSDNQGELRSLNIEWLLKAYKNYKNPTQDFFLKNLFFDKLAGSDELRKQMIAGKSAKEIKKSWQKDLASFEKIRAKYVIYPD
- a CDS encoding ABC transporter permease, which produces MKFPLYFSKKIAFSKDNKNNLSRIIVFIGRLSVALGVIVSLITVSTGLGSKRAIKERMADFSGHISIKSKQSNNSYNSSVLQTEGLQLAKIKDIPAVAGTQKFVSVSGIMRNEHNFAGIIFKGVGKDFDSERFKKFLIKGNTPKITEDGYNNSICISEKIAKDLHLGVKDSIVAVFSKESQSPLYRKFEVVGIYKTDIKMIDDLFVIGDINHARKIQGMQKGESGGIDVFLKNIDNIDEETPMIDRLAGYQNYTLKATDEYPQIMDFIAIFDTNIVLIISIMLIVVIINIVMVLLILIIERTNSIGMLKTLGATNRQIQAIFINYTLLIMIPGLIFGNLIGVSFLLLQKYFGLIQLNPENYYLSVVPVDLNILHMVSISLGILLVAAIALILPSYLISKISPVKSIKYT
- a CDS encoding PLP-dependent cysteine synthase family protein, translated to MKYSNNILETIGNTPLVKLNKVLGDDFPALVLAKVETFNPGNSVKDRMALKMIEDAEKDGRLKPGGTIIEGTSGNTGMGLALAAIVKGYKCIFVTNSKQSKEKCDILRAVGAEVIVCPTDVKPTDPRSYYSVSKRLATETENGWYVNQYDNLSNRTAHYESTAPEIWEQTEGKLTHFVVGAGTGGTISGCGKFFKEKNADIKVIGVDTYGSILKEFHETGELHYDHAYTYITEGIGEDIIPENYDMSLIDHFEKVTDKDGAIYARKLAKEEGIFCGYSAGSAISALVQMKDQFTKDDIIVVLLHDHGSRYVGKIYNDEWMKEMGWL
- a CDS encoding glycosyl transferase family 1, with the translated sequence MDSPKKILIISYYWPPAGGPGVQRWLKFVKYLPDFGWVPTVFVPENPSYPIVDESLQKEVSADLRVIRTKIWEPYQIAELFGKDNKKFKAGQFDVGKNQNWKSKLSIWVRGNFFIPDARVFWVKPSVKYLKNYLQNNHFDALVTTGPPHSVHLIGLELKKIFPKLKWVADFRDPWTDISYYKHLKLTKKSDRKHHQLEQQVFENADITLATSYADAENFRQKGANVFCITNGFDGATESIEAPSEKFTLSYIGVLEQLRNPVILWQVLNELLAENSGFSNDFKLKFVGRVDDKILLDIENSALGNHVEYSGYLPHAAANEAMQSAHLLLITNFPEPQSKGIIPGKIFEYLASGNQILSFGPAESDVQKILAETQAGMHFTYTNAGPLKDFILTQYLHWKSGKPKRPSANIERFSRKNLTAELSRLLA
- a CDS encoding YfhO family protein; translation: MAKNRITLIIIGSLVAFVVIALLYAHPVLIGKQLYQHDIVQYKGGAKELLDYRAQNGEETYWSNSMFGGMPTYQMGAQFRGDVIKKIDDILNFLPKPANYIFLLFAGFYLLGIVAVRDWKYALLGATFFGLSTYFYIALAAGHNGKIHTVAYFAPLLAGILLVYIRKKYIIGFIVTALFMGLQIAANHPQMTYYLFIALAFLFVSELVRAAKGRTTWRHFGISSGILALAFLLGIGMNSQRLMANAEYVTETVRGKQILNNESHTSGKSGMDKESMLMWSYGKLETFNLFIPRLMGGASNEKGSEQMMGKIQELVQANVSSQEELDRIGQGLGSLTYWGEQPGTSGPAYQGAVVCFLALLGFFFAPKKFRYWILGASTLTIMLAWGSNFMVLSDFFIDLVPFYNKFRAPSSILVVAELLFPLIAVIGLYYFFNDNNKTEADASREDDKKKILIYVSATVLGITFLLLLFGKGILGFHTDQEKTYLPPYLLDFLVDERFSMFRADAIKAIMYVGITATVLYLGLKNKLNQNIALLIIGAVSLFDLWSVNKRYLNSDNFIDKTFTDNPFQTENSDLLMHKVGDNQNLQTLLQNAAVNKTLETIAEKDQTHYRIYNQVLGTFSETNTSYFKASVGGYHAVKLRRYDDLINAYFSKMDTVKVPRILNMLNTKYMIFGDTENPQTVMNPENNGNAWFVSQVKFVDTPNEELLQIGEVDTKKVAIVSAEDKDYFNGKSLASDVAASIQLTKYQPNKLEYSIQSRAPQLAVFSEMYYPKGWKMMLDGKEVPYLKVNYLLRAVHVPAGKHTLSMIFEPAVIQTGKIISFICFAVFILLSVFGLVYLYRRSKQNEVTA
- a CDS encoding DUF6263 family protein, producing MRKITAIALLSIALVACNKETKTVTKTDPETGKTITVEVPAEDAGIAADAAVQNPAIKDSLGVYTQSFKLKVGETYPLITYQKDVQTMTAPDGKMQSGTTESTDEMTFTVNKFENGVYDITINLLSKRNAQSANGKSIIVDTKLAEPKEEQLKMMWKVNKALVGNKLSLKMKESGEVMSITGFDPVYAKVTASVGSVLKEAAQKKAFNESFKQSFNEKILKDQFTKNLLLIPAKGVKLGEKWTRTENASADGKIKITTHYTLKNVANGLVTIDVTGGIPKKSDKKTQEGITRSLSSELTQSGTILLDQNTGWIKNQNIAVNTLQTETLSDGKQSQSMKSASKSTVVVNPNK
- a CDS encoding copper resistance protein CopD, which encodes MPHHLLLILHLLGAAIWVGGHLILSIAILPEVLRKQSPEILLNFERKYEKIGIPALIIMVVSGVWMALNFGVGVSHWFSFSNPIETVVSLKLLLLFTTVLFALSANIFVLPKLSPKLLPVMAFHIISVTLLGVAMLVLGSFVRYGGLNF